The genomic interval CGCGCGGTGTGCGCGTCTTGGGCGCGGTTTCGGCTACGGTGGGGGTGTCCGGCGCGGCCTCCTCGGTAGGCGCGTCCGTCGCGCCCGCAGGCGCGGGGTTCGCGTCCTCGGTCTCGATCCCGATGGCGGCAAGGCCCGCGTCGGTGGCAACCAGCGTGACGCCGTGGCCGTCTCCGGTCTCGCGCCACATAAGCTCGCCCTTGCGCGTGTCGGCGTCGACCTCCTGCAGGAAGTTCTTCGCGAGCATCGCGCCGACCACCTTGGCAGCGGCGCCGCCGCGCAGGCTCTCGGGCAGCGGCAGTGCGATGCGGTCCTCGCGCTGTGCGGCGGCGCTGAGGATGATGGCTTGGGTGTCAGAAAGCTTGGTCATGGGATCGTCTCCGTATTCGGGCCCGCGTCATGCGGCGCCTCCTACGACCCCGAGCCGCGCAGGGCGCGCGGCGGGAGTTCCGGCAGTGCCGGAGATCAGCGGGCGTGCTCGCCCTCGCCGAAGGCGCTGTCGGTGATGCGCTTCAGGAGGCTGGCGTAGTGTTCGAGGGTGCCGACATGGCCCCAGTTGATCTCGTCGGGGTGGGCGTTGAAGTGGTCGTCGCTCAGCGTCTGCAGCCGGGCGAGCATCTCGTCGATCTCGGCCTTCTTGCCGATGAAGGCCGCGAGCGCGGCTTCCTTATTCCGGCGCGCCTTCTCGGCGCGGAGTTCGTGGCGCGGGGTGGTGATCGGGTTCAGGCGCGTGGTCATCGTGATGGCTCCTTGGTGAGTTGCATCGTCCTTCTGAACGGACGTTCGCTCCGGTCGCGCTGCTTATCAACTCGATAAGAACATGATTTCGATAGATAATCGGAGCCGTCGATGCAGGGCATGAGCGAGCGCCAGTACGCCGCGCATGTCGGGCTGTCGCGGGGCGCGATCCAGAAGGCGAAGACGGCCGAGCGGCTGGTCCTCTATCCCGATGGCAGCATCAACGCGGCCGCCAGCGACGCCCGGCGGGCAGAGACAACGGACCCTTCGAAGACGAGGAAGCCGCCCGCGCCGAAGCTGAAGCCCGTCCCCGAGGCGGCCGTGGCCGCTGTTGGCGACACGCTGCGTGAACAGGGGCTGGCAGTCCCGGCCGTCGGCGGCGGCACGACCTTCCTGCAGGCGAAGACCGCGAACGAGGTGCTGAAAGCGCAGGAGCGGCGCATCCGGCTCCAGAAGCTGAAGGGGGAGTTGATCGAGCGGGCCCGCGCGCTGGCGCTGGTGTTCCGGCTGGCGCGGGAGGAACGGGACGCGTGGGTGAACTGGCCTGCACGCGCGGCGGCGCTGATGGCGGCCGAACTGTCAGCCTCGTGCGCCGACGTGACCGGCCAGCAGATCACCGTGGAGCCAGCCGCGATGCAGAAGGTCCTGGAGAAACATGTACGCGCCCACCTCGACGAACTCGCCGAGGTCCGGCCCGACTTCCGGTGACGATGATGGCCTGATCGACTTCGACGGCGCGGGCGAGATCCTCCGCGCCTGGGGCAACGGGTTGCGGCCCGACCCGGACCTGACCGTTTCGGAATGGGCGGACCGGCACCGGATGCTCTCGGGGCGGGCTTCAGCCGAACCGGGGCGGTATCGCACCGTGCGCACGCCCT from Paracoccus fistulariae carries:
- a CDS encoding DUF3489 domain-containing protein, whose protein sequence is MTKLSDTQAIILSAAAQREDRIALPLPESLRGGAAAKVVGAMLAKNFLQEVDADTRKGELMWRETGDGHGVTLVATDAGLAAIGIETEDANPAPAGATDAPTEEAAPDTPTVAETAPKTRTPREGTKQATLIAMLRAPDGATIEEIMAATGWQSHTVRGAMAGALKKKLGLEVTSEKVEDRGRVYKLPAA